The nucleotide sequence CCAACACCCGTCCCACCACCGACCGCACCCGCGAGGCCCTGTTCTCGGCTCTCGCCAGTTGGTTCGACGCCGCCGACGCCGCCGCCGAGGAGCAACTCGCCGGCTACTCGATGCTCGACCTGTTCGCGGGCACCGGCGCCGTCGGTCTCGAGGCGGCCAGCCGTGGCGCGTCGCCCGTGGTGCTCGTCGAGGCCGACCGACCCACCGCGAAGCTCATCGCGGCCAACGCCGCGTCGGCCGGGCTGCAGGCCGACGTCCGGACCGGTAAGGCCGAGACGTTCGCCGCCGCCCCCGGGCGCTCCTTCGACCTGATCTTCATCGACCCTCCCTACGCGGTGCCCACCGAGCAGGTCGAGGCGCTGCTCGCCCAGCTGGCCGACGGCGCCGTGGCCCCCCGCGGGCTGGTGGTCGTCGAGCGGTCGGTGCGCGACCGTGAGCCCGCCTGGCCGCCGGCCTTCACCGAGACCTGGCGCCGCGACTACGGCGAGACCTGCCTGCTGTTCGGCACGGTCGACTAGGTTGTCGCACACACGGCCAACCCAAGGAGAGACGTGAAGGTACTGGTCCCAGGCTCCTTCGACCCCATCACCGTCGGGCACCTCGACATCGTGAGGCGAGCCCATGCCCTGTTCGGCGAGGTCCTGGTCGCCATCGGCAACAACTCGACGAAGGACTACATGTTCACGTTCGAGGAGCGGGTCGGGCTCGTCCACGGGGCCACCGCGGACCTTTCAGGGATCACGGTCGAGGCCATGGACGGCCTGCTCGTCGACTTCTGCCGGGACCGCGGGATCCCGGCGGTGGTGAAGGGGCTGCGCTTCGGCGCCGACTTCGATTTCGAGCT is from Tessaracoccus palaemonis and encodes:
- the rsmD gene encoding 16S rRNA (guanine(966)-N(2))-methyltransferase RsmD, with translation MSRIIAGRAKGRRLAAPKGANTRPTTDRTREALFSALASWFDAADAAAEEQLAGYSMLDLFAGTGAVGLEAASRGASPVVLVEADRPTAKLIAANAASAGLQADVRTGKAETFAAAPGRSFDLIFIDPPYAVPTEQVEALLAQLADGAVAPRGLVVVERSVRDREPAWPPAFTETWRRDYGETCLLFGTVD
- the coaD gene encoding pantetheine-phosphate adenylyltransferase → MKVLVPGSFDPITVGHLDIVRRAHALFGEVLVAIGNNSTKDYMFTFEERVGLVHGATADLSGITVEAMDGLLVDFCRDRGIPAVVKGLRFGADFDFELQMAHMNVEMGDIETVLLPAARDHATLSSTIIRQVIRLGGDVSRYVPQNVADALAVKFPRS